In the Pseudolabrys taiwanensis genome, one interval contains:
- a CDS encoding ABC transporter ATP-binding protein, producing the protein MATNALSLSHVDAYYGDSHVLQDISFELGEARMLGLLGRNGAGKSTCMNVAMGLLPPRRGTISVFGEPVGGLSPEQIALRGLALVPQGRRIFRSLTVRENLIVAAKKPIDAKHPAWSIDTVFSMFPRLNERREQMAAHLSGGEQQMLAIGRALMGNPRVLLMDEPSEGLAPQIVGEVMATIRKLKESGLSIVLVEQNPQLVFDVADDIVILNTGQVAVLSTPSQLTKDGVDLQQHLGVF; encoded by the coding sequence TTGGCCACTAACGCTCTCTCGCTGTCCCATGTCGACGCCTACTACGGCGACAGCCACGTGCTGCAAGACATCTCGTTCGAGCTCGGCGAGGCCCGTATGCTGGGTCTGCTCGGCCGTAACGGCGCCGGCAAGTCGACCTGCATGAATGTCGCCATGGGGCTGCTCCCGCCCCGCCGCGGCACGATCAGCGTGTTCGGGGAGCCGGTCGGCGGCTTGTCGCCCGAGCAGATCGCGCTGCGCGGGCTCGCGCTGGTGCCGCAAGGGCGCCGCATCTTCCGCAGCCTCACCGTGCGTGAGAACCTCATCGTCGCCGCGAAGAAGCCCATCGACGCCAAACACCCAGCCTGGAGTATCGATACGGTATTCTCCATGTTTCCACGGTTGAATGAGCGGCGCGAGCAGATGGCGGCGCACCTCTCCGGCGGCGAGCAGCAGATGCTGGCCATCGGCCGGGCGCTGATGGGCAATCCGCGCGTCTTGTTGATGGACGAGCCATCCGAGGGCCTGGCGCCCCAGATCGTCGGCGAAGTGATGGCCACCATCCGCAAGCTGAAGGAAAGCGGCCTGTCGATCGTGCTAGTGGAACAGAACCCGCAATTGGTGTTCGATGTCGCCGATGACATCGTCATCCTCAACACCGGGCAGGTCGCCGTGCTATCGACGCCGTCTCAACTGACCAAGGATGGTGTCGATCTGCAGCAGCATCTGGGGGTGTTTTAG